The Paenibacillus sp. FSL H7-0357 nucleotide sequence TCAGTCTGAGGACCTTACCGGCATCCTTCGCCGCTTCGGCAATGGTATCCAGGAACAGTTGCGGCTGCATGTGGTAGGAACAGCTTGCCGTCACCAAATAACCGCCCTCATTGACCAGCTTCATGCCGTGCAGGTTAATATCCTTGTAACCACGGCAGGCACCGGCAACAGCGCTTTTGGTTTTGGCAAACGCCGGCGGATCCAGAATGACGACATCCCATGTGCGTCCGCCGCCAGCAGTCATCGGCTTCGCCGTATCGGCCTTAGCCGCCGGCTTTGCTCCTGTCTTAGCCTCTCCTGCACCGTTTGCCCGCTCCGTCCGCTCTTCCAGCCCTTTAACCTGATTGCGCAGAAAAGCAAAAGCATCATCCACCACAAATTCCACACGGTCTGTGAATCCGTTCAGTTCCACATTGGCCTTGGCGCTTTCGATCGCGTGGGCGGATACGTCGAGGCAGGTAACCTTTTTGGCTCCGTATTTGCAGGCATGCAGTGTGAAGCTGCCCGTATGCGCGAAGCATTCCAGCACTGTCGCACCGTCCCAATACGGGAAGGTGACCGGCTTGCCGCTTTTGTTCACCGGCAGGGTCTGAACCAGACCTTCATCCGTCTCGATCTCCTGCAGCGTAATTCCGCTGCGGCCGCCCCAGCCTTTGATCAGCGGAGCGATGGAAGCTCTATTCTCGCGCTGGTCGAAAAAGTAGCCCGTCTTCTGGCCTTCCTCAATATCCACGATTACCTTAAGACCGTTCTCGCTTACAGTAATGTGGCGCGGACATTCCCCGTAGAGCACTCCGGTTCTTTGCTCCAAACCCTCCAGCTCCCGGACACTAACATCACTGCGCTCATAAATCCCGCGTGGATTCATCACTTGCACCAGTGCCTCCACAATCTCGGCGCGGCGCACATCCATGCCCAGCGTCAAGAGCTGAACGACAAGAATCTCGCCGAAACGGTCAACAATCAGGCCGGGCAGAAAATCAGCTTCGCCGTACACAAGCCGGTACGCGTCTGCTCCCGGCAGAAAACGTTCCCGATGCTGCAGGCAGCTTGAGAACCGCTCCGCGAAAAAGGCCGTATCCATGACCGCCAGCGGACTCTGGCAGAGAATTCTCACCCGGATTTGCGAAGCCGGATTATAATAACCTGCACCCAAAAAACGCCCCTGGTGATTAAGCACATCCACCAATCCGCCTGCCTGCGGATCTCCATCCACCGAGGCTACCTCGCTGGCGTAGACCCACGGATGACCCTGCTCCAGTCTTTTCTTGCGGTTTCGTTCCAGAATAACCGATGCCAATGACTTCAACTCCCTGTTCGTGTTAATGATTTCATACATGTCCACTGCAATGCTTTCATATATTGGTGTACAACCCCCGTTCAAAGGAGCCTGTCCTTATGATCCGTGACCTGCTGTTCCCTATTATATATGGTCTAGTTATCTTTCTTGCCGGCATGAAGCTTATGGAAGCCGCGCTGTCGCGGCTTGCTGGACCCCTGCTATCCCGAGGCCTGCATAAGGCCACATCTACGCCAGTAAAAGGCCTCATTTCCAGCAGTCTGCTGTCGGCACTGCTGCAGAGCAGTACTGCCGTCACGGTGCTGACCATCGGCATGGTCAATGCCGGCCTGATTACCTATGCCCGGACCCTGGGCATCATTCTCGGCAGCAACATTGGCACCTGCTTAACCACCGAGCTGATTGGACTGCAGATCAGCACGATGGCCACGCCGCTGCTGGCTGCCTCGCTCTGCGTCTGGGCCGCGGCAGTCATGATCGGCGAGCTGCCGCCTTACTCCTGGCGGGCAGCGGGAGCCTGCCGTAAATTCTCCGGGCCGCTCCAGTTCATCAGCCTGGCGGTGGCCGGCTTCGCGCTTGTCCTGTGGGGCATCGCCGTCATGCAGTCGATCAGCCCCGCGCTGCAAGCCAGCGGACTGTTCCGCTGGTTCCTTGGCCATGCTGCCACCAGCGCTCTCTGGGGGCTTGCCGCCGGAGCTTGTCTGACCGCAATGCTGCACAGCAGCGCGGCGGTCATCGGGATGGCGATGGGCCTGGCTTCCACCGGCGTGATGCCGCCGGAGCTGGGCATCGCCATCGTGCTTGGCGCAAATGTCGGCACCTGCGTCACCGCCGTAATTGCCGCAATCGGCGGCTCGCCTTCCGGGGTGTTCGTCGCCTGGTCGCATGTAGCGCTCAACGTCGGCGGCGCACTGCTGTTCCTGCCCTTTATAGGGCCGCTGCAGAGCCTCGCCGCCTGGATCGGCGGCGGTCCCGCCGCACAGCTCGCCCATGCCCAGACGATCTTCAATGTGGTCTGCTCGCTTGGGGCATTGCCGCTATGCTACCTGCCGCTATGGTCCAGGCTGGAAAGCCGGCTCCAGCCGTGAGAACATACGCATGGCCGATCGGGCTATCCCCGGACGCATGCGCTATCGCTGTACTATTATACTTCAATTGAGCCTTTTCATCTAATGCAAAGACGAAATGTCGAGCGCACCAGAAAAAAAAGAACTGCAAAGTGCCCCAAGGCGGCATTGCAGTTCTTTGGTCTTTCTTTGATTTTGCATACAGCAGTTTGTTGCTGCTACTTGACTTTAACCGAAATTGTCACGGTCTTGTTATTGTATTTGCCTTTGAAAGAAGTGCTTCCCTTGGCCAGCGCTGTGATGCTGCCTGAGGAGAGCTTGGCTACAGACGGCTTCGAGTTGGTCCAGGTTATCAGACCAGTCACGTCTGCCGTTTTACCAGTATCATACAAGGCGGTTACCACAACGGTCTGTTTGCCTCCCGGAGCCATATTCAGGCGTGATTCATTCACTGTCAGCTTGGTCAGCTTGGGAATCACGTTGACCTTGAGGCTGACGTTAATACCCTGATAAGATCCCGTTAACGTAGTTGTGCCTTCAGCCACGGCCTTCACGGAAGCGCCCTTGACAGTCGCTGCTGCCGGATTGGAGGATTCCCAATTAATCGTATTCGAGAAGTTGGCTGATTTTCCGTTGGAGTAATAAGCTGTTACTTTTACCGATTTGGAGGCTTTAATGTTCATCTCCAGCGATGCCGGCTCAACTTCAAGCTTGGTAATCTTTTGCTCAATGGTCACCGGAATGGTGATTGTCTTGTTGGCATAGGTCCCTTTTAGGCTTGCACTGCCCTTTACCAATCCTCTGACCGTTTTTCCGCTTGTGCCTGATTTGATCACGGCATTCGTGCCCGTAATCTCCCAAGTAATCTTGTCGGAGGTCTCACGCTCATCGCCGTTTTCCATAACTACTTTAACTGAAGGCATAGCCTTCTCTTCGCCAGTAACAACCACCAGGTTGTCCTCAGGCCCGATCAGCACCAGCACTTTATCCAGAACAGTAAGCTTATATTCAACGCTCTTGTTGCGGATGTCCGCTTTTGAGGCACTGACGTTGCCTTCTTTAATTTTACCGATCAGTGTAACTGTACCGGCTGCTTTACCTTCAATCTTGCCATCCTTGATGGTAGCAACTTCTGCATTGTCAGAAGTCCACTCTATCTCCTGGCTCAGTTCAAGTTTGGTACCGTCGAGCTTGGTGCCATTTACCTTAGGCAAGCTTAAAGTGTCGCCTTTGAACATTTCCTTTTCGGACTTTTCATTCTCTGCTTTCTCAACCTCTATGGCCGTGATGGTCGGAAGCACTTTCAGCTTAATCTCTCTGCTGACACCTTTATACTCCGCTTTGATAGTAGAGTCGCCCACACCCTTAGCCGTAATGTCCGCAGCGTCTGCTTCGGATTTGGCTGTGGCTACCAGTTGATCACTGGATGTCCAGGTGGCGTTCTGGGATACATTCAGCGTAGAGTTGGCAGCATCTCTGACCTCAGCCTTCACATCCAGCACTTCACCCATGAACAGCTTCTGTTCCTTGGAAGGCGTCAATAGAATCGCTTCATACGACGAGCGGACGTATACGTCTACGGAAGCTTTCACACCCAGATAAGCAATCGTGATTACAGTCTTACCCGTAGCCAGAACCTTGAGTTCTCCGTTCTTGACGGTAGCTACAGCAGTATTTGAAGAACTCCAGTCGCCTTTAGCCGTCACGTCCTCAGACTCCGCTTGGGTAGCGGCTTTGGTAGTTGCCGTCAGCTTAATCGCGCTATCCCCCATAAGGGTCTCGACATCCTTCACAACCTTATCATTCTGTTTGATGTCGATGTCGGTAAAAGCCATTTCAACTTCTGTCTTATATGTAGCCGTCAGGCCTTTGTATTTCGCAGTGATCGTTACCTTACCTTCTTTAAGAAGGTTGACTTTACCGTCCGATATCGTCAATACATTGGTGTCAGAGCTGGACCATTCAACATCTTTCGTAACATCAGTCGCTTCGGTGATGGACTTTCCTCCGAGTACCTTAGCTTTGATAGTCCGCTTCTCTTCACTGTCTCCCAGCTTATAGTTGCCTTCTTTATGCTCAATCTTCAAATCCTTGAATGGATGAGTCACAGAAACTTCAATCGTAGTAAGCATGCTATTATAAGTAGCTGTAATAATAGCCGTGCCACTGTCAAACGGCGTCAAAAGGCCGTTTACAACCTTTACAGCAGTGGTATTGGAAGAATTCCAGGTCACCGCACCCGTTACATCTCTCTTGGAAGAAGAACCTTCTACATTGGCGAACACCTTCAATTGCTTCGGTGTCTGGCCGACTACGAGATCCAATTTGGCCGAACTCTCAAACTCAATCGAGTTGATATCTCCCTTATCTGCAAAGACACTTACCGGAAATACTACGGTAGCCAGCAGCGCTATGATGAGAAGCAACTTCGTCATTTTCCTGTTCACAGTCATCATTTCTCTCCTTCATTGTGATGTTATTCTGGGAGGGTACATTCCCACACTCTTCCACTACTATCGACATTTAGCACTGAAGACTTTAACTTTTCTTGAAATCAGGGGTCTTAAAAGCCCAATTAGGGACTTTATAACCAGTGTTTCCCATATGTTCCAGTACCAGCGCCTCATGTTGAAATTCAGAATGATTCGCATACGCGCGGCAGGCTCTTATGATCCAGTCTGCTGCAAACATGTCCCCCAACAAACAACAAGGACTTCATCCCTTGCAGGGGACGAAATCCTTGGTTCCAAGCTGTATTTATTGGCGGACCGCCTGTTTCAGGCCAGCTTGTGACATGCCAACCAGTTCGCCTCTGCACTCGTTGACGCCAGCTTCCGTAATCTTCACCTCGCACAGCTGTCCCTGCAGCGAATCATCGCCGCTGAAGAAAACCTGCAGGTAATTGTCGCTGAAGCCGTGCTGTGTGCTGCGGCCCGGGGCCCCTTTGGCCGACCGTTCAGGAATAACGGACAATGTCTTGCCGACGAACCTGCGCGCATAGGCAAGCTGCATCTCCTCGGATAGGTCGATCAGTTCCTGTACGCGGACGTTCTTAATTTCCTCGTCAACCTGGTTCAGCATTCGTGCCGCCGGGGTGCCTGTGCGCTTCGAATA carries:
- a CDS encoding Ig-like domain-containing protein — protein: MTVNRKMTKLLLIIALLATVVFPVSVFADKGDINSIEFESSAKLDLVVGQTPKQLKVFANVEGSSSKRDVTGAVTWNSSNTTAVKVVNGLLTPFDSGTAIITATYNSMLTTIEVSVTHPFKDLKIEHKEGNYKLGDSEEKRTIKAKVLGGKSITEATDVTKDVEWSSSDTNVLTISDGKVNLLKEGKVTITAKYKGLTATYKTEVEMAFTDIDIKQNDKVVKDVETLMGDSAIKLTATTKAATQAESEDVTAKGDWSSSNTAVATVKNGELKVLATGKTVITIAYLGVKASVDVYVRSSYEAILLTPSKEQKLFMGEVLDVKAEVRDAANSTLNVSQNATWTSSDQLVATAKSEADAADITAKGVGDSTIKAEYKGVSREIKLKVLPTITAIEVEKAENEKSEKEMFKGDTLSLPKVNGTKLDGTKLELSQEIEWTSDNAEVATIKDGKIEGKAAGTVTLIGKIKEGNVSASKADIRNKSVEYKLTVLDKVLVLIGPEDNLVVVTGEEKAMPSVKVVMENGDERETSDKITWEITGTNAVIKSGTSGKTVRGLVKGSASLKGTYANKTITIPVTIEQKITKLEVEPASLEMNIKASKSVKVTAYYSNGKSANFSNTINWESSNPAAATVKGASVKAVAEGTTTLTGSYQGINVSLKVNVIPKLTKLTVNESRLNMAPGGKQTVVVTALYDTGKTADVTGLITWTNSKPSVAKLSSGSITALAKGSTSFKGKYNNKTVTISVKVK
- a CDS encoding Na/Pi cotransporter family protein — protein: MIRDLLFPIIYGLVIFLAGMKLMEAALSRLAGPLLSRGLHKATSTPVKGLISSSLLSALLQSSTAVTVLTIGMVNAGLITYARTLGIILGSNIGTCLTTELIGLQISTMATPLLAASLCVWAAAVMIGELPPYSWRAAGACRKFSGPLQFISLAVAGFALVLWGIAVMQSISPALQASGLFRWFLGHAATSALWGLAAGACLTAMLHSSAAVIGMAMGLASTGVMPPELGIAIVLGANVGTCVTAVIAAIGGSPSGVFVAWSHVALNVGGALLFLPFIGPLQSLAAWIGGGPAAQLAHAQTIFNVVCSLGALPLCYLPLWSRLESRLQP
- a CDS encoding class I SAM-dependent rRNA methyltransferase produces the protein MASVILERNRKKRLEQGHPWVYASEVASVDGDPQAGGLVDVLNHQGRFLGAGYYNPASQIRVRILCQSPLAVMDTAFFAERFSSCLQHRERFLPGADAYRLVYGEADFLPGLIVDRFGEILVVQLLTLGMDVRRAEIVEALVQVMNPRGIYERSDVSVRELEGLEQRTGVLYGECPRHITVSENGLKVIVDIEEGQKTGYFFDQRENRASIAPLIKGWGGRSGITLQEIETDEGLVQTLPVNKSGKPVTFPYWDGATVLECFAHTGSFTLHACKYGAKKVTCLDVSAHAIESAKANVELNGFTDRVEFVVDDAFAFLRNQVKGLEERTERANGAGEAKTGAKPAAKADTAKPMTAGGGRTWDVVILDPPAFAKTKSAVAGACRGYKDINLHGMKLVNEGGYLVTASCSYHMQPQLFLDTIAEAAKDAGKVLRLIEWRAAGKDHPQILGVDEGHYLKFAIFEVRSKK